The sequence AGCACTAGCCTTTATTTCTTTATTATAATGTGAAGTACATTACATTTTTTGTTCGAATGCTAGAATCAGCCTCACATAGACTCATGTTACATCGACGTTTTCCTACTGGTCGGTTACATGAACTAGCCTCATCCAACAATTATGTAAGAACATCTGCTACACAGTCATCATGGTTATCCACTAAAGCCTCTTCAAGTTGATTATTTTTTAGGTTGGTTGCTTGGATTGGCTTGTCCATGTTTTTTTGTCACGGAGATAATGTTGACTGCTACCGAGGGGGATGACCCATTGTCATCTTTGTCTTCAGTCTTCTGGTGCCATACTAGTCTCTAGGATGGGGTAATGGTTCATGATTGGGAGATGTGGAGGGTCCCTATAGCGGTGGATACTGCTGACCTTTCTGTGAAGGCAAAGGTACTCTTATTCTGCATGCTCTAGGCTTCATAGTGTTGTACACAACATTTTGTGACCATAATAGGTTGTCCGGGTACTATTAAGGTTGACAAATGTTTCCCTATAGGTCTTCATCATTGGCCGGCTCTTGATGACGTGCAGCCCACTGAGCAGGCCCTCAAAGTGGTGGGACCTCCTGGATTGGCTCATGTTGTCGTGTCATCTTGGGTCCAAGCCACTGGAAAACTAGAGGTGTGGCACCATTGTTGTTGTGACTACATGAACTCGGGGCAGTTGCTAATGGTGGGTAGTCTCTACATTCCCTAACTTCGACAGTACTGGAAGAAGGGACAATCCTAGTGCTAGTGGTGTTAGAAATATGCCATTGAGATAAtcgtagagatgagcatatttctttgtatccatgatatatatatatatattgcttaattgcatatccatgaaaggcaccttgtattgattagcaattatgtcaattgtttgagattctttacttgtatggttattctaaatgatgtccctagttagagtcgatgactagcacatgtattagttgatgactacatttcacaagtcatggacatggagatgctaaactaataatgtgggcgcatgtatgacatgaggctggaccgacccaacgtgagatattgtaatatagttcttttTTTGCAACATGTATAATGTGTCCTTAGACctaagattgtcgcatgttctcaagatgtgaattgacttacttagggactatcaaacactACTCTATAActaggtagttataaaggtagttttgggtttgtcaggaagcatgttgtgagacatggtcagtcaagatagaatttgtccctctcttcttgagagagatatctctgggcccctcaagTGATtgaatcaagaaatgcatggccataCTAGAGTTAAGTGTTAACaaatgaaaggattccaattcacagtatagagaaagagaggtcagcttagagccaaacCAAATATCACGAGACAAAGTGAACACCATGTATGTAATGTTGCAACGGTTCgtttgatatgatctttacgtgtgcataggagttgacatgtcttgctagaagccgctatcaattattgggccaagtaagagtactcaggCCATGTCTATATGTACGTGAACCTattgggtcacacacttaaggggaaggaatccTAActcgattagatccgaaattagacagggctttagggttaataatGGGCTTCGGAGTCAGAAGCCCACcaaaacgcctatataatgagggacaGGGGCACGATTAAGTgaaccctaattcgccaccagtaaACGAgcagccgcccacctctcgcctagCCACCGTCAAGATGGTAAATCAATCAAGATAGAATTAGTATACTAGGTCAAGCAAGCATTTgaaagtactaagcacatgccaagaaatatggtaaatcggtaagtcgagtacctgagtgaacctgccaacAGACTTTATCCTCACCTATCATGAGAAATGGTCTCCCATtgcagttatggtgggtacaacgaCGGTCACTGCATGGCTGGGTCCGGGGCAGTGGAGCATTGTACCCAAGGCAGTGAGGCTCTGATCCATTgacggggaattgatggggacggtaGACGTTTGTGGGGACGGAGTtcccctacatgtcatgtgtttaggtttaccttgcaatgttaaaactcgatttgaatcgtttgcttcttgcagctaatgagactgcttgatacaTGTtgttgcatcgagtaagaagtgtaaTAAGGTTTCATGATATAAAGTGTTGTTTGctataaatgcttgttaccatgtggtGATTAGAAGGATGCTAAGATAATTTAAGgaatattctagaacttgaaaagctaaaacttgacttagactcAGATAGTGCTTTCGGTAAAACAATCCTCTCAGCCACataacttcatggtctagaggtagaggtgtagactcctcacaccagataagtctagctgagtattagtatacttagccttgcttgtggcaccaaaaTATTTAGGTATCTTGcatgaaatggttgatggtgtgacttggccttccaccctgccatcGGGTTGGACAGTTGAGTGAGATGCTGCCtctgcaggagaggaccaggagtagTTGGCCAGGATTCGCCATACTTCCCAGTTATCttcgttagttaatttccgctgcacTAAAAACTATGGTTTACTACCCTGAACTCTGAAGATGTAATAACTATTGGTgctcttaaatttgtggtattatgctttattatatttctttgtgtctcaccttcgagtgagcaagTGACATTCGATCTGGTATAAGTGgtttttatcggactagatccgacagACTGATAGTTTATTTTGATTTTAGTGTGTCACTGCAGGGGCGGGCCCATAATGAAACAAGGGTATTCAGTTGAATACCCAGTATTTTTGGTAAAAAAAAattatatatacatgtatatgcTATATATATACTCTGAAATATTGAAAATACATGAATATACTCTGCTCGGCATACATGGCCTTCCATAACATATTAACATGCTCGACCCATCTGGCCGGCTTGCCCATTAGGTCTGCAACAGTGCCACTGTGTGTCTGCGTCACTCCGCTGCCCCAGCACGGCAGCACTCTAGCCACCATCGGCCAGGCGCTAGCGCTAGCCGCCAGGCTAGCCGGTAGGCCGCAGGCGGTAGCCCGTGCATCCAGCCACACCCAGGCTCCCGCAGACCTGCAGTCCCGCTTGCTCTTGGCCTCTTGCTTGCTTGCTGCTAGGCTGGCTACCGGCTACCGCTTGCTGCCCACCCACATGCCACAATGAAACAAGGCTTTGCCGCTTGCCTGTTGGTATGCTCGCCCAGCCGCTTGGTTTCACTAATTTGATTTGAGCgtatcttaatttgttttagactaGGCATTGAATTGAGTGTATTGTGATTTATTTGCAGATTTGAAAATAAAGAGGAAGAGCAGTGCTACCACTGATCTAAGAGCTTTTTTATCAAGAGCTGCTGCAAAAAAGAAGGATATTGTTGCTCCATCTTCCAATGAAAGAGAGATGTAATTGGTGATATTTCAAGAACAGACTGAAACTAGTAATGCAACACCCGCAGAACAAGAGAGGGTTGAGCCTGAACCTCCAATAATAGTAGATGTTGAAGACAATGATGATTTTGAATTAGTGCACTTGAATGGGACAACATCGAGTGAggataatgatagtgatgataatgatattTATGGCATTGAGCATGATCCTGGATTGAGGACTCCAATCTCAAGCTATTCTATTAATATCCAAGATGCAGTTAGAAGGGCCTATATTGCATTAGGGCCATGTCGACCAAAGATGAAGAAGGATGATTTTCCCCAACATGAATGTGGAGGTATGCGTCGCTTCCTACCAAAGTGGTTTTCCGAGTTTAGTTGGCTTGAGTATAGTGTGGATAAAGATGCTGCATATTGTTTTGTTTGCTATTTGTTCAAAGTTAACAACAAATTACCCGGTGGAGATGCTTTCGTTAATGAAggatttagaaattggaatgttaAAGCTAGTTTGCTTAAGCATGTTGGTGTTGTTGATAGTGCTCATTGTGAAGCTGAGGAGAAATATAATTTATTTTTGACACCTAAAGCATCAATCCGTGAGTCAGTTGCCTCAAATACTTCATTGTATAAGGCTCAATACCTAGCTCGTTTGACATGGTCACTTAAGTGCATAAGATTTCTGTTGCATCAAGGGTTGGCTTTTCGTGGTCATGATGAGGGAAATAGTTCAATTTTTTCTCTAGTACAATTTCGAATACCCATTCTTTAAATCCTGGGCCCGCCTGCCTCTAagacgggacttaggcacttaaactGGAATAATCTTGGCGGTTCCACCACAAAGACCTTCGCTATCATCCCATACAttggcagacgaaggccagctcGGAAGAAGCTTCTAAAAAGTATGACCTCCTTGCTCTTTGGCTTCGGAGTTGTCTTATCACCAGCAAGCCGTACCTTGTCCTTATCCCAAAGTAGCCAAGctatttcatctccttcaagtcctTCTCCTTCGGAATAGATCGACCCATCTCAATATAGCTTGGTTTGGATGGCCTATCTTCGTGCCCTTCTACGGCAACCTTCGAGCTGCGCTTAGATTTTAGAACCGACGAAGCCTTCATGACTTCAGAAATCGGCGCCATAGAAATTGGCACAGTATCCAAAGCATTCTCATCACTTTGGCAGGCCTCTGAAGTAGTGGGGGTGGCTACCCTAGCAGTTGTGTGAATTCTTGCATCTCAACAGGGGATTGACCCAAAGAGATTTTTTTCTGAAGCTAGCTTTAAAAAACGGGTTGTGacagaaagcttcggagtcacagGAAAAGGCTACAACAAGTAGGTGAGGACAGTAAATGTGATCCCGCCTCGCACACTCTTATGTTTTTAAACAGCAAGACAAACGCAAGGACACGCGAGATGGAAAATTTTGCGCGCGCAAAAAGTCACGTTCCCAACTTCTCGTTGTCCAGTGGACCACATACATATTTCTATCTAAGCTGAAGCACATATTTTCGTCATTTTCATTACTAAGctcgggaaggtgtttttcggaccttcgtcaCAAGACCTCCTAATTATATTTTTTTGCGATCTAAGCTCGTTATAAAAAACGAACTCATTCCGTAAGAGGCTACTGTTGGAGGCCTATATTGCCGAAGATCATCAAACTCCTTCACCGTCGTGTCGAAATAATGTGTTTCAGGTACAACACAGTGAGTCAATGAAGCAAACCCTTTCCCATAGCCATAAACAAACTCGAGAAGAGAAGATGCAAAGCTTCGTCTAGGCATTGATAATGCGAAGAAATGAGCCGTAGCGGATAGCTTCGTCGCTGAAGGCTGTATTCTACGAAGTAAAGAAGAAATGCGAAGTGTGCCCATCCAGATGAGTGATATGTTTACTCTTCTTAATTTACATACCAGCTTCGTCATTATATGAGATGAGCATGTTTGTTTATCTTCTTCCTTCGGCTAACCTTTGAAGAAGAGTTAGATGAAAAGAGAAGCTCTTAATTTACAAacttatgttgccttgttttttataTCATCCAGAAATAAAAAATGAGTGACCAACACCTGATGATTAACTAATCAAATCCAGAATTAAAACAAGTCTATTAAATCTAATATAAATATATGAATATCCAAATTGTAcgtatctatactactctattaagaacttAATTGAACATCTGGTGCTACCATGGCTTTACCTTCCGTACTGATACTCTAGGCCCGCCTCACGTGCCCCAACTAGTTCTCTTGCCTACTCGCCCCGCCTTGGCACAGAGCGCACACTCGAACCCACGCCCCATCTCTAAAAATATGGACTAACCACTAGACCACACATGACTTAGTgtttaaaaataaacaataattatataagAATAAATatttcaacaccatatatatgatATATAACAGCCGTAGTAAAGTACAGACAACTTGCTGATTATTGATAGGAGTTACCGTGCAAATTTTAAAAAAGTTTTTTTTCCGTAAGCGTCAATGAACAGACCAGTTCCTAACATGTCAACAATTACTCTTTTTAGATTTAAATAGATGTTGGAATATATTTAAAAGTATTTTTTGTGCTTTGTAACGAAAAAATGTCAATATTACATTTTTTTAACTGATATAGACTTAATAGTATGTTGTTATCACTGACTTAAATTATAGATGTTATAGTCACGGTTCTATAGTTTTTATCGTCATCATTTTTTACAAAAAAATCTTATATTTCTTTGTAATAAACTCGTTTCCCTTCTATTCACCTAAAAAGACAACCGCTGCAAATTCACTTTTCTATGGAGTTGTCGAGCAGAGCACACAGCACAAGCAAACCCCCATGCCATCGCAAACGCCATAGCCACATGCCATAAATTACATAACATAAACCTAAGGATAAAAACTATataatttataaataaaatttaATTTATAGACGGGAAAGGAGGAAATGATCCGCGTCAACcatatgaaggattagaatatggAAGGGAGAGAAGGAAGGGGAGGGACAGACACTGGCTTAGACTGTGTTCACCGCTTACCGCCGGAAGGCCCCCTCCCCTACGATAGCGGCTACAGGAGCACCCTAAAacgttcaatggttaactctatcAAGCACCCTACGCTGCCGTTCCCCCTAGCAAGTTTCTTTCTCCCCCTCATTCTGTCGTGCATCTCTCACCCCCTCTAACACTGTTTACGTGGGCCTACTTCCAATTATTAGTAAATGAAAAATTGATAGGAGATAAAAAGAAGGTataaaaaatgatattttatggttgtagtggggtgtaggggaaaaatttagggggaaccgctgtacaGGGTTAAGATATAGGGGGAAAGAGAACGCTGACGTGACACGTGAGTGAGATATAGGGGGCCAAATTTAGGGGTAACCGCTGAAGACAGTCTTAGAGAGGACAAAGTGGAAATTGAGCGGAGCCGGAGCTGCCACGAACAGTGACTTGTCGAGAAAGATGAGATGGTGAGAGAGCTGAAGCGCAGGCGTAGCGAGCGATACTATTATCGCGACCATGACGTAAGCTACGGATTTGTATATGAAAGTGAGTATGTATACAGAAGATAGCAATGATACATCGTCTCGTCCTAAAAGCTGTCGTCGTAAACGCAAAAACATTGACTAGTCATAAAATAAACGAGCCACATTAAACTTTGCGGAAAAGGGAAAATATAAATACGCACATAGCATTTCACATCCTCATTTTGTGTGAATATATTTAATAGTTTTTCTTCTATTTCAATGCACGAGTACATTTACCagtattttatttatttaatataatTATTATTGGTTTACTAAGTAGTTTTTAAAGAGCTCTCGAAGATGCTTTAATTATTTTAAATTAAAATAACCTGTTTCAGTCTCTCCAATACAGAGTTCGATATGCATGTGTAAATATGATCGGAAAACCTTTTTTCTCATGTAGGAGCTAGTTTGAAAAACTTATTTTTTTTCCAAAAATTTATTTTCTCAaataaaattagtttatttttaatCTAATCTAATAATAAAGTTTCCATACTAACCCTAATAATAAAAAACAGGACAGAAAAACTTCTGTCGGTTACGTCAACCCCCTCGATTCAGGTTCAGTACCGCCACACACAACATAGCGGCAGGGCCACGTGGCGCTGACGCCTCATCCCCTCTCCGTTTTCCACCGCCACTCATCCACAACTTTTTTCTTTTTCACTCTGTACAAACTCATCCACAGCTTCCCGACTTTGTCTGTTCTGCTTCGCTCGCGGGCGCTCATCTCCACTCCTCCGATGGCGCCGCCACCCACCAGCCCCTCATTCCTCCGCCCGCCGCCGCTGCCACACCACCCGCACCCTCGCCTCCTTTTGCGACCTCCCTCCGCCTCTTTCCGCGTCGCCGAAATACTCGGCGGTCGGGGCCTCTGCAATGGTGAGGTCGGCGTCCGCAAAGAACTCGCATCCGGCTCCACCACCTCCTCGCCCGCGCCCTCTCCTCCTCCTTCGACAGATTCTCCTCCGCCCGCGGTTGATCCGGACGCGTTCGAGAAGGAGATGATGGGCCTCACAGGCGGCTTCCCTGGCGGTGAGGTCGGCCTCAAGGACTTCGTAGCCAAGAACCCGCCTCCTCCCAAGAAATCAGAATCCCAGCCCCAAGCCACGCTCTCCGCGCCGCCGCGGCCGCCGGAGCTGCCGCTGTTCTTGCCCGGCATGGTGGTGCTGGTCAAGAACCCCAACAACGCCTACCACATGTACTGCGGTATCGTGCAGCGCGTCAGCGACGGCAAGGTCGCGGTGCTCTTCGAGGGAGGAGTGTGGGACAGGCTCATCACCTTCAACCTCGACGAGCTCGAGGGCAGGGAGAAGGGACCCCCTATGGCCAACCCCAAGTCCGTGGTGCTAGAGGATCTTGTCGCGGAGCTCGAGGATGACGATGATGATAAGGAGGACGAAGCGGCCAAGAAGAAGGAAccggagggcgcggcggcggcggcgacatgACCAGGCTTCTTGTTCCTGTTATACACATCCTCTGTATGTATGCATGTATACAGCTCAAATAAAATATTTGGAGCTAATTAAAAAGGAACGATAATATAACTCTTATTATGAAGTATATAGTTTGAATGTTAGTGTGAATTGGGGCATGGAAGAATTGCCATACGTTTGATCACATTTGACCTGGATGGCTTCTCTTGGATTATTAACTTCTAATTATGATAACAATGAGGATGCCACAAGACTTTCAGTTCTCTGAGATCTGTATGTTATGGCCATATTATGCACTTAAAATTTTGTAGCTGTAATGGTTATCAAGTAGGATTAGGATGCCAATTTAGCTAGAACATGTTTTCTTGCATGAAACTGGTTAGAGCAGATCAAATTGTCAATTTAGCCACTATGTCGCCGTGTTGTTAAATCATTACTTTTCATTCGGTTTTAACTGGCATCAAGGTTTATCTTCAGTGTTCTTTTGCTTCGATTGTTGATCACTTGAGCACTTCTGGAACTGAGTTACAGAAGGCAGGATGGTATGGATCTGGTTAACAAGTCTACAATGTGTATGTTTGGTTTATATGAAGAGGATTTGTGCTAAAGTTTCTTATCCGATGCTTAACCACTCGATGCAAAGATGTGTCGGTCTGAGCCATATAATGGAAAGATGTTCATTTTGGCCACACGAAGACATTTGGGGCTTAGACTATCTAAGCCAGCGAAGAGCATCTCCACAAGATATCCTTATCCCATCTTCTATATCTAAAAAGTAGTACTTTAGGAGATGTCCTATATCTAAAAAATAGTACTTTTTTCTATACCTATAATTTTGAAAAGATCTTTTAAAAtaaacatcatttcgcataaagaTAACCCTTCCCCCGCTAtgctaaataaataaatataggaGATAAGTTTTAGGTAATCTCTACAGAAATCCTCTTTTGTATCTTAAATTAACTTTAAGTTACTCTCTAAATAACTTGGAGATGCAATATAAGTGACATGGTGGAGATTTCTAACTAGGCTAAATTATCCAATATTTAGGCTTTTTATGGTTGGTCGAGTGTTTAAGCCCCATTCCAACGACGCCCACATTCCCTCCCTCCTTGGGATCCTATACAGACATACAGCTACGTCATGACGTAGGCGCAACTGTCCGGCTAAGGCTATCCGTAACGGCTGTCCTTAAATTTATCCTTTTATATCATACTTTTCCTCCACATCAGTATTCTCTCTCCCTCTATTTCACTAACTCCCGCACCAGTTTCCTCTGTCTCATCCCCTAAAACCCACCACAATCATATAATACTATTTTTACTTTAACTACCACAACTACCATCCTTCTCTTTTGCATGCAGGATGTGAATCACCCAACGCACTGCTACCACCCATGTTTGTGATCTTTTGCCTTGCCTTGGACATCTGTCAAGGTGATACATCTCTTGCACTATCTGTGCTTTCCTGTTTTCTTTTCACAACAAGCGACAACTACAGAGATACTAACTACGTCCAAACGAAAGTAGATTAGATCACAGAGGCCAAGATCCAATAGAAGAATCAGCACCGCTAGTGTATATCACATTAAGTTACAGATACAAATCACCTAGAAGAAAATCCCATAGAAAAGAGAAGAGAAGAAGAATCAAGCTGATGGATAAAGGCGTGTTGACAACACATACAAACTGCTGGTGCATTTGCCAAGCTGATAGTCGGTTGAGTGAGATGGTACAAATACTTAATCATATCACAGTAGGAAGACTCAACACTACAGACATCAACAATGTTTCAGCATAGACCAATTTAGCAGTCTTCAGATATATGGTAGAATGAGCTCAACCACAAATTAGTTTTCTGACTCAAAATCAATAAAATGAGCAGAGAATGTGTTGTCCAACTTGCTTCAAGTGTACCATGCCCCTAATGCATGATTTCTGGAAACATAGAAATACTCAAGTCTCACATACCGAACACACACATTTCTGCTATGAACATAACACATTTCTCAGTTCTGCAAAATAACCATAAACAAGACAATCACAAGATTATTCAAACCGTGAGTCATGAAAATCATTACAGATTTCTTAACAAAACAAATAATTGTGCAGGCAAGTATTAGTTAAGTTCCAAGGATTTGTAGCATACTAGCAGTTACAAGGATCATACTTCATCTTCGTCAAGAAAATCATGATTCTAACTGTTGAAAGCTCCTACTGAAGAACCAATACAAAATGTTGCATCCAAGTGTATGGAATGTTAACAATTGTagatagatttataaaattacaGGTTCGCTGTGAGAAGGGACATGAAATGGAGAAATAACTATCTTGCTCTAGGCCACCACAAAGTTAACACAGATGTTAGATGAATCCAAAGATCGAAGCCCTTAGATTGAATATGCAATAGCACTGGAGAGCTGATCAACAAAACTACTATTCAATATCACGTTGAAATCTACAATAATTAGCTTGCAAGATGAAAAATCTAAAAAATTCAATGTTCGTACCGAACCTCCAATAGACAAACAAACCAATTGGAGGCCGTTCTGCAAGTGGAAATCGTAGAAGCAGCATGACAATAAACAAATTAAGAACACCAGCCTTGAAGGTCAAACTCAAGGATTCAAACATTTATTTTGGAAAAAACGATTGCGGCTCAGATCTCGCTGCTCAGCTCGCACCCAACGTCCCCAAAGACAAGAGAAAAGAGCGCAAAGACAACAAACAATGTTACAGCTCAAGACAAGTGCCCAAATATCAATCTCTTAAAGCACAAGCATGAATTTGATGTCTCGACGTTGTTGAATGTCCAATGACTGCTTGGTATTATgatgctccatgtgcctaggggcccttttatagctctaaggcagctaggagccgtttgagctccatttggaatgccctggttgccttctgtctgtgggcgcaccggacagtccggtacaccaccAGATAGTGAACAGTGCACGATTTCCTTGCTTttctggtgaagccgaccgttgtcaGCCACAGGCcacgtggcacaccgaacagtccggtgcgaccttcTGATCGTTGGCTGAGCCACGTGTCACCCGCTGATCGCGCGGTCGACCATTGGCTGGGCGCGCGActagcacaccgaacagtccagtaAATTATAGTCGTGGcgccctgaaagtcgcctagagggggggtgaataggcaaatctaaaatttataaagtttaagcacaactacaagccggggttagcgttagaaatataatcgagtccgacaaataaggcggatggcacaatgatttgttttaccgaggtttggttcttgcaaacctactccccgttgaggtggtcacaaagaccgggtctctttcaaccctttccctctctcacacggtcacctagaccgagtgagcttctcttctcaatcaatcgggacactaagtccccacaaggaccaccacacaattggtgtctcttgccttgattacaattgagttggaaacaagaaagaaggaagaagaaaagcaatccaagcgcaagaactcaaatgaacacaattgtctctctcactagtcactatttgattggaatgatctttagacttgggagaggatttaatctctttgtttgtgtcttggaatgaagtctagagctcttgtatgaggtttgatggctgaaaacttggatgcattgaagtgtggtggttgggggttatttatagccccaaccaccaaaaggaccgttggtgagggcttctgtcgtatggcgcaccggacagtccggtgcgccacctgacactgtccggtgcgccagccacgtcaccaggccgttagggttcgaccgttggagcttctgacaagtgggccaccggacaggtcctgttcactgtccggtgtgccatctgcgcctgctctgacttctgcgcgcatagTCGCAcactgtagcgtttcactgtagcgttgcagacgaccgttggcgtggacGACCGTTGCtatgcttggcacaccggacagtccggtgctacaccagacagtccggtgaattatagcggagcggcctccccgaattcccgaaggtggcaagttcagagtggaactctctggtgcactggacactgtctggtggcacaccggacagtccgatgcgccagaccagggctgcctttgggttgtcttttgctctttttatttgaaccatttcttggactttttattggtttgtgttgaacctttggcacctgtaaaacttataatctagagcaaactagttagttcaattatttgtgttaggcaattcaaccaccaaaattcatataggaaaaggtttgaccctatttccctttcaatctcctctttttggtgattgatgccaacacaaaccaaagcaaatataaaagtgcataattgaactagtttgcataatgtaagtgcaaaggttacttggaattaaaccaatattcatttcataagatatgcatggatggttttcttcttatttaaaattttggaccacgcttgcaccacttgttttgttttg is a genomic window of Zea mays cultivar B73 chromosome 5, Zm-B73-REFERENCE-NAM-5.0, whole genome shotgun sequence containing:
- the LOC100276340 gene encoding NAD(P)H-quinone oxidoreductase subunit S, chloroplastic-like, coding for MAPPPTSPSFLRPPPLPHHPHPRLLLRPPSASFRVAEILGGRGLCNGEVGVRKELASGSTTSSPAPSPPPSTDSPPPAVDPDAFEKEMMGLTGGFPGGEVGLKDFVAKNPPPPKKSESQPQATLSAPPRPPELPLFLPGMVVLVKNPNNAYHMYCGIVQRVSDGKVAVLFEGGVWDRLITFNLDELEGREKGPPMANPKSVVLEDLVAELEDDDDDKEDEAAKKKEPEGAAAAAT